The following are from one region of the Planctomonas sp. JC2975 genome:
- a CDS encoding DNA alkylation repair protein: MASDAVSVQGQSAAEAVMAALDARADPDDAVILQRFFKTGPGEYGDGDVFIGVRVPDVRAVVKRSGPLPLEAIGELLESPVHEHRLAGLVALNRLFALASASRTRDDDERERLAAFYLAAVRAGHVNNWDLVDASAEFVLGEYLYDRPRFILFELARGDSAEPGDLWWRRVALLSTFAFIKRGDASTTLELASFVLETDDRRDLTQKATGWMLREVGKRVDRGLLGGFLDANVERMPATMLSYATEHLDAEDRAAYRARRRRTQ, from the coding sequence GTGGCATCCGACGCGGTGAGTGTGCAGGGTCAGAGTGCGGCAGAGGCCGTGATGGCGGCGCTCGATGCGCGGGCGGATCCTGACGACGCGGTCATCCTGCAACGGTTCTTCAAGACCGGGCCGGGCGAGTACGGCGATGGCGATGTGTTCATCGGCGTGCGCGTGCCCGACGTGCGCGCCGTCGTGAAGCGATCCGGCCCGCTGCCACTGGAAGCGATCGGCGAGTTGCTGGAGAGCCCGGTGCACGAGCACAGGCTGGCCGGACTCGTGGCGCTGAATAGGCTGTTCGCTCTGGCCTCAGCATCCCGAACCCGCGACGATGACGAGCGAGAGCGTCTGGCCGCGTTCTACCTGGCCGCGGTGCGCGCCGGGCACGTGAACAACTGGGACCTCGTCGACGCCTCGGCAGAGTTCGTGCTCGGCGAGTACCTGTACGACCGGCCGCGGTTCATCCTGTTCGAACTGGCCCGCGGCGACTCGGCGGAGCCCGGCGACCTGTGGTGGCGGCGCGTCGCACTGCTGTCGACTTTCGCGTTCATCAAGCGCGGGGATGCCTCGACAACGCTCGAACTGGCATCCTTCGTGCTCGAGACGGACGACAGGCGCGATCTCACGCAGAAGGCGACCGGATGGATGCTCCGCGAAGTCGGCAAGCGCGTCGACCGCGGACTGCTGGGCGGTTTCCTCGACGCGAACGTCGAGCGGATGCCCGCCACCATGCTGTCCTACGCGACGGAGCACCTCGATGCGGAGGATCGCGCGGCGTATCGGGCGCGGCGCCGCCGAACGCAGTAG
- a CDS encoding carboxymuconolactone decarboxylase family protein, which produces MTSYFDTDDKRYTRLYKSETPDILAAFNDFNSAVFAPDDREIPLKYRELIAVAVAITTQCAYCIDGHSAAAVRAGATRAELAETAWVAAALKAGGAFAHGRLALKLTDPLFEDAGADAETDAAPIPSAAPPAQPGGAPHVHTVAQPVA; this is translated from the coding sequence ATGACTTCGTACTTCGACACCGACGACAAGCGGTACACCCGGCTCTACAAGTCCGAGACGCCGGACATCCTGGCAGCCTTCAACGACTTCAACTCGGCGGTGTTCGCACCGGATGACCGGGAGATCCCGCTCAAGTACCGCGAGCTGATCGCCGTGGCCGTCGCGATCACGACCCAGTGCGCCTACTGCATCGACGGGCACAGCGCGGCCGCCGTGCGTGCCGGTGCGACGCGAGCTGAGCTGGCCGAGACCGCATGGGTCGCCGCTGCGTTGAAGGCGGGTGGCGCTTTCGCGCACGGCCGTCTCGCGCTGAAGCTCACCGATCCGCTGTTCGAGGACGCGGGCGCGGATGCGGAGACGGATGCCGCACCCATCCCCTCGGCCGCCCCGCCGGCACAGCCCGGAGGTGCGCCGCACGTGCACACCGTGGCCCAGCCTGTCGCATGA
- a CDS encoding amino acid ABC transporter permease, with amino-acid sequence MTSVIDRLSPRPAGGGDGPGSGADQASATTNGTAVGGLSTAELQKLASRGVRKLRHPWQWVATAVVLLLAVNFAQTLFTNPSWEWAKVGKWMFSPAILAGLTLTLEATAISAVVSFVGGVVVALARQSRNPVLWGGAWFYTWVFRSVPLILVLIFLYNLGNLYPTIGIGIPFGPQVEVPTTVYLSDLTLGVVGLSLSEIAYASEVVRSGLLAVDRGQHEAAKALGIPRRRQFTRIVLPQALRSIVPAYVNQIVGLLKSSSLLFYVSLLDLFGVVQNLGSTYPTDIIPLLVVASIWYLVLTSVISGVQYFVERYYGRGERGAR; translated from the coding sequence ATGACCAGTGTGATCGATCGCCTCTCCCCGAGGCCGGCGGGCGGGGGCGACGGACCCGGATCCGGCGCAGACCAAGCGAGCGCAACCACGAACGGCACGGCCGTCGGCGGGCTGTCGACTGCAGAGTTGCAGAAGCTCGCGTCGCGTGGTGTGCGCAAGCTGCGACATCCGTGGCAGTGGGTGGCGACGGCAGTCGTGCTGCTGCTGGCCGTGAACTTCGCGCAGACGCTCTTCACGAACCCGTCGTGGGAGTGGGCGAAGGTCGGCAAGTGGATGTTCAGCCCGGCCATTCTGGCCGGCCTGACCCTGACCCTGGAGGCGACGGCCATCAGCGCGGTCGTCAGCTTCGTGGGCGGTGTCGTCGTGGCGCTCGCACGGCAGTCGCGGAATCCGGTGCTGTGGGGCGGCGCATGGTTCTACACATGGGTGTTCCGGTCGGTGCCGCTGATTCTCGTGCTGATCTTCCTGTACAACCTCGGCAACCTGTACCCGACGATCGGTATCGGGATCCCGTTCGGGCCTCAGGTGGAGGTTCCGACCACGGTGTACCTCAGTGACCTGACGCTCGGCGTCGTCGGCCTGAGCCTGTCGGAGATCGCATACGCCTCCGAGGTAGTGCGCTCCGGGCTGCTCGCCGTCGACCGCGGTCAGCACGAGGCGGCCAAAGCGCTCGGCATTCCGCGGCGCAGGCAGTTCACGCGAATCGTGCTGCCGCAGGCGCTGCGCTCCATCGTCCCGGCGTACGTGAACCAGATCGTCGGGCTGCTGAAGTCCAGCTCCCTGCTGTTCTACGTCAGCCTGCTCGACCTCTTCGGTGTCGTGCAGAACCTGGGCAGCACGTATCCGACCGACATCATCCCGCTCCTGGTCGTGGCATCCATCTGGTACCTCGTGCTCACGAGCGTGATCTCCGGGGTGCAGTACTTCGTCGAGCGCTACTACGGGCGCGGAGAGCGGGGCGCGCGGTGA
- a CDS encoding GNAT family N-acetyltransferase: protein MSIEQTIGAASDREATSTPPGTRWAYVLQSDPLARPMIDDLTNEYDSRYGFLGGEPASVELARYPDAAFAPPHGAFLLLLADGQEHSGGPGAHGAIAGGAFKRLDDETAEFKRIWTHADHRRKGLSRLVLAELEAEAVLRGYRRVYLTTGPRQPEAQRLYLNTGYTPLYDLTKPADEVGLHAFEKALPARP, encoded by the coding sequence ATGAGCATCGAGCAGACGATCGGCGCGGCATCCGATCGCGAGGCCACGAGCACGCCGCCAGGCACACGCTGGGCGTACGTGCTGCAGAGCGACCCACTCGCCCGGCCGATGATCGACGACCTCACGAACGAGTACGACAGCCGCTACGGGTTCCTGGGCGGCGAGCCTGCGTCGGTGGAGCTGGCGCGGTATCCGGATGCCGCGTTCGCGCCTCCGCACGGCGCCTTCCTGCTCCTGCTCGCCGACGGCCAGGAGCACTCGGGCGGACCAGGTGCTCACGGTGCGATCGCTGGCGGCGCGTTCAAGCGCCTCGATGACGAGACCGCCGAGTTCAAGCGCATCTGGACCCATGCGGATCACCGCCGGAAGGGCCTCAGCCGTCTCGTGCTCGCCGAGCTGGAAGCCGAGGCGGTGCTCCGCGGATACCGCCGCGTCTACCTGACAACCGGACCGCGACAGCCGGAGGCGCAGCGCCTCTACCTGAACACCGGATACACCCCGCTGTACGACCTGACGAAGCCCGCGGACGAGGTGGGTCTGCACGCCTTCGAGAAGGCTCTTCCTGCACGTCCGTGA
- a CDS encoding amino acid ABC transporter ATP-binding protein — MRGAHKSFGGKPVLRGIDLTVERGSVTVILGPSGAGKSTLLRAINHLESLDEGYVAVDGQLIGVHVDRDRLKELAEKRILQQRSRIGFVFQNFNLFPHLTVLENVVEAPVATGLLGRADARARALELLTQVGLGDKAQAYPRQLSGGQQQRVAIVRALALEPDVLLFDEPTSALDPELVGEVLGTIRSLARSGRTLVVVTHEIGFAREVADQVVFLADGVVVEQGPPEQVLGAPQHQRTKEFLGRVL, encoded by the coding sequence ATCCGAGGAGCGCACAAGTCCTTCGGCGGCAAGCCCGTGCTCCGCGGGATCGACCTGACGGTCGAGCGCGGAAGCGTGACGGTCATCCTCGGTCCTTCGGGTGCGGGCAAATCGACGCTGCTGCGTGCGATCAACCACCTCGAGTCGCTCGACGAGGGATACGTCGCCGTCGACGGTCAGCTCATCGGGGTGCACGTCGACCGCGATCGGCTGAAGGAGCTGGCGGAGAAGCGGATCCTGCAGCAGCGCTCGCGCATCGGCTTCGTGTTCCAGAACTTCAACCTGTTCCCGCACCTCACCGTGCTGGAGAACGTCGTCGAGGCCCCCGTCGCGACCGGTCTGCTCGGCAGAGCGGATGCCCGTGCCCGCGCCCTCGAGCTGCTGACGCAGGTGGGCCTCGGCGACAAGGCGCAGGCATATCCGCGGCAGCTGTCAGGAGGGCAGCAGCAGCGCGTGGCGATCGTGCGCGCGCTGGCGCTCGAGCCGGACGTGCTCCTGTTCGACGAGCCCACCTCGGCACTCGACCCCGAGCTGGTCGGCGAGGTGCTGGGCACCATCCGCTCCCTCGCTCGCAGCGGCCGGACGCTCGTCGTGGTGACCCACGAGATCGGATTCGCCCGCGAGGTCGCCGACCAGGTGGTGTTCCTAGCCGACGGAGTCGTCGTCGAACAGGGTCCGCCAGAGCAGGTGCTCGGCGCCCCGCAGCATCAGCGCACGAAGGAGTTCCTCGGGCGCGTCCTCTGA
- a CDS encoding transporter substrate-binding domain-containing protein — translation MTHTIQPGAERGRRPRLRAASVALAVTATLALLAGCATTQASADVAAKEGVAVGAHSNGAATPTTIDVPVVQKIRAELPASVRSSGELKIGVGALPAGSAPLAYTGDDQKTVTGTEPDLGRLVAAVLGLKPVVSNATWDNLFVGIDTGRTDVGFSNITDTEQRKEKYDFASYRKDNLAFEVLKKSTWTFGGDYKKLAGLTVAVGSGTNQEKILLEWQSKLKAEGKDLTVKYYPDQNSVNLALNSGKIDAYFGPNPTIAYHERQDAKSANPTRTAGTFSGAGSELQGLIAATVKKDSGLAQPIADAIEYLIEHGQYAKWLKAYNLSNEAVDKAEVNPPGLPLSNQ, via the coding sequence ATGACACACACGATCCAGCCCGGCGCAGAGCGCGGGCGACGACCACGGCTTCGGGCGGCATCCGTTGCCCTCGCGGTCACGGCGACCCTCGCCCTTCTCGCAGGATGCGCGACGACCCAGGCATCCGCCGACGTGGCCGCGAAGGAAGGCGTCGCTGTCGGCGCGCACAGCAACGGTGCCGCCACCCCCACGACCATCGATGTGCCCGTCGTTCAGAAGATCAGGGCCGAGCTGCCGGCGTCCGTGCGCTCGAGCGGGGAGCTGAAGATCGGCGTCGGCGCTCTACCCGCAGGCTCCGCCCCGCTCGCGTACACGGGCGACGACCAGAAGACGGTGACGGGCACGGAACCGGACTTGGGTCGCCTCGTCGCCGCCGTACTCGGCCTCAAGCCGGTGGTGTCGAACGCCACCTGGGACAACCTCTTCGTGGGCATCGACACCGGACGCACCGACGTCGGCTTCTCGAACATCACCGACACCGAGCAGCGCAAGGAGAAGTACGACTTCGCGTCGTACCGCAAGGACAACCTCGCGTTCGAGGTGCTGAAGAAGAGCACGTGGACGTTCGGCGGCGATTACAAGAAGCTCGCCGGGCTCACCGTCGCCGTCGGCTCGGGGACGAACCAGGAGAAGATCCTGCTCGAGTGGCAGTCCAAGCTGAAGGCGGAGGGCAAGGACCTCACCGTCAAGTACTACCCCGACCAGAACTCCGTGAATCTCGCCTTGAACTCGGGCAAGATCGACGCCTACTTCGGGCCGAACCCGACCATCGCGTACCACGAGCGACAGGACGCGAAGTCCGCGAACCCGACGCGCACGGCTGGCACGTTCTCCGGGGCCGGATCCGAGTTGCAAGGCCTCATCGCCGCCACGGTGAAGAAGGACAGCGGTCTGGCGCAGCCCATCGCGGATGCCATCGAGTACCTCATCGAACACGGCCAGTACGCGAAGTGGCTGAAGGCGTACAACCTCTCGAACGAGGCCGTCGACAAGGCAGAGGTGAACCCGCCCGGCCTGCCGTTGAGCAACCAGTAG